In Streptomyces thermolilacinus SPC6, a single genomic region encodes these proteins:
- a CDS encoding SpoIIE family protein phosphatase, with protein sequence MFAGATLAAVYVPSEGGRELRLAGPAEESGALPGWPGGYAVSGRSAVADAFRSGRPQWPTAAELAARREAVPEDLPPDAALGVLPVGTDDRRLGCLVVVDDTGRGFDTDRRGFMELYAEQVAARLEAGGEPATAYTVASGAGGIVPAGSVPRREGPSQIRYQLMPGQALDAERLGSFTLELHTGLISADARMLELVDIAPDHFDGRVETLLAHAVPDDLPALMSLVEPGKTTSASRELEFRVRRPTGDLRWLRLRSRVLNDPDGRPERVLGVVVDASSLRPDTDEVSLVQRLSASLAATMTARDVARVVIGALRDPLVGADRVAVAGLEADRLVVTVLDPPEPAAWPEIWRSEWRSEWPDTPLRSLPTLAAALREVRVGLVPAGADVEPALAGVGPGGLALLPLPAEGRVIGACLAGWDEPHEFGAEERSLLTATAGLVGQALRRAHAFDAQHELATTLQRSLLPRRLPELAGGVAVARYLPAMVGLEVGGDWYDVIPLSESRVALVIGDVQGHSAGAATIMGQIRTAIRAYAVEGHPPDVVVSHANRLLVGMETDLFATCCYVELDMEEGETWIVRAGHLAPLLRHPDGSTEEVATEGGLPLGVLADSDYPITAVGLAPGTVIALLTDGLVESSSLHLEDGMLRMRDLLSDADPGDAGRMADQLLGDGTRRDDDIALLLMRYDGMGVPPIRTGWTVWRLPDAVMHARRFTARTLRAWGVAEEADAALLVVSELVTNALVHTQGAVRLDLTLAGDRMRIAVTDTSPRAPAKPVMADWESTGGRGLFLVEAMSASWGSVPVSGGKQVWSEFVVTREPGPADDGGPGALPEAADPVPYDSAGPAARSGATRAGSTDSGAVRGRSGRSGSARSAGSLGEGR encoded by the coding sequence ATGTTCGCCGGGGCCACCCTGGCCGCCGTCTACGTCCCCAGCGAGGGCGGCCGCGAACTGCGCCTCGCCGGGCCCGCCGAGGAGTCCGGGGCGCTGCCGGGCTGGCCGGGCGGGTACGCCGTGTCGGGCCGCTCCGCCGTCGCCGACGCCTTCCGCAGCGGCCGCCCACAGTGGCCCACGGCCGCAGAGCTCGCCGCCCGCCGGGAGGCCGTGCCCGAGGACCTCCCGCCCGACGCCGCGCTGGGCGTGCTGCCCGTCGGCACGGACGACCGGCGGCTCGGCTGCCTCGTCGTGGTGGACGACACCGGCCGGGGCTTCGACACCGACCGGCGCGGCTTCATGGAGCTGTACGCCGAACAGGTCGCCGCCCGCCTCGAAGCGGGCGGCGAACCGGCGACCGCGTACACCGTCGCGAGCGGTGCGGGCGGGATCGTACCGGCGGGGTCGGTGCCGCGCCGGGAGGGCCCGTCGCAGATCCGGTACCAGCTGATGCCCGGCCAGGCCCTGGACGCCGAACGGCTCGGGTCGTTCACCCTCGAACTCCACACCGGCCTGATCAGCGCCGACGCGCGGATGCTCGAACTGGTCGACATCGCCCCCGACCACTTCGACGGACGCGTCGAGACGCTCCTCGCACACGCCGTCCCCGACGACCTGCCCGCCCTGATGTCCCTGGTCGAACCGGGCAAGACCACCTCGGCCAGCCGGGAGCTGGAGTTCCGCGTCCGCCGCCCCACCGGCGACCTGCGCTGGCTGCGGCTGCGCTCCCGCGTCCTCAACGACCCCGACGGACGCCCCGAGCGGGTCCTCGGCGTCGTCGTGGACGCCTCGTCGCTGCGCCCCGACACCGACGAGGTGTCCCTCGTACAACGGCTGTCCGCGTCCCTCGCCGCCACCATGACCGCGCGCGACGTGGCCCGCGTCGTCATCGGCGCCCTGCGCGACCCGCTCGTCGGCGCCGACCGCGTCGCCGTCGCCGGTCTGGAGGCCGACCGGCTCGTCGTCACCGTCCTCGACCCGCCCGAACCGGCCGCCTGGCCCGAGATCTGGCGCTCCGAATGGCGCTCCGAGTGGCCCGACACACCCCTGCGCTCCCTGCCCACCCTCGCCGCGGCGCTCCGGGAGGTGCGTGTCGGGCTCGTGCCCGCCGGGGCCGACGTCGAACCGGCCCTCGCCGGTGTCGGACCCGGCGGCCTCGCCCTGCTGCCGCTCCCCGCGGAGGGACGCGTCATCGGCGCCTGTCTGGCCGGGTGGGACGAGCCGCACGAGTTCGGCGCCGAGGAGCGGTCCCTGCTGACCGCCACCGCGGGCCTCGTCGGCCAGGCCCTGCGCCGCGCCCACGCCTTCGACGCCCAGCACGAGCTGGCCACCACCCTCCAGCGCAGCCTGCTGCCGCGCAGGCTCCCCGAGCTGGCCGGGGGAGTGGCCGTCGCCCGCTACCTGCCCGCGATGGTCGGCCTGGAGGTCGGCGGCGACTGGTACGACGTGATCCCGCTGTCCGAGAGCCGCGTCGCCCTCGTCATCGGGGACGTCCAGGGGCACAGCGCGGGCGCGGCCACCATCATGGGCCAGATCCGCACCGCCATCCGGGCGTACGCCGTGGAGGGCCACCCGCCGGACGTCGTCGTCTCGCACGCCAACCGGCTGCTCGTCGGCATGGAGACCGACCTGTTCGCCACCTGCTGCTACGTCGAACTCGACATGGAGGAGGGCGAGACCTGGATCGTCCGTGCCGGACACCTCGCACCGCTGCTGCGCCACCCCGACGGGTCCACGGAGGAGGTCGCCACCGAGGGCGGCCTCCCGCTCGGCGTCCTCGCCGACTCCGACTACCCCATCACCGCCGTCGGCCTCGCCCCCGGCACGGTCATCGCGCTCCTCACCGACGGGCTCGTGGAGTCCTCCAGTCTCCACCTGGAGGACGGCATGCTGCGGATGCGGGACCTGCTCTCCGACGCCGATCCCGGCGACGCGGGCCGCATGGCCGACCAGCTCCTCGGCGACGGGACCCGCCGCGACGACGACATCGCCCTGCTCCTGATGCGGTACGACGGGATGGGCGTCCCGCCGATCCGCACCGGCTGGACCGTGTGGAGGCTGCCCGACGCCGTCATGCACGCCCGCCGCTTCACCGCCCGCACGCTGCGCGCCTGGGGCGTCGCCGAGGAGGCCGACGCGGCGCTGCTCGTCGTCTCCGAGCTGGTCACCAACGCCCTGGTGCACACCCAGGGGGCCGTACGCCTCGATCTGACGCTCGCCGGGGACCGGATGCGCATCGCCGTCACCGACACCTCGCCGCGGGCACCCGCCAAGCCGGTGATGGCCGACTGGGAGTCCACCGGGGGGCGCGGGCTGTTCCTGGTGGAGGCCATGTCGGCGTCCTGGGGGTCGGTCCCGGTCAGCGGCGGCAAACAGGTGTGGAGCGAGTTCGTCGTCACCCGCGAGCCGGGCCCGGCCGACGACGGCGGGCCCGGGGCCCTTCCGGAGGCCGCGGACCCCGTCCCGTACGACTCCGCGGGCCCCGCCGCGCGCTCCGGCGCCACGCGTGCGGGGTCCACGGACTCCGGGGCCGTGCGCGGGAGGTCCGGGCGCTCCGGGTCCGCACGCTCCGCCGGTTCCCTGGGGGAAGGCAGGTGA